TCTTAAGCCTTATCCAAAGGATCTCTTGAAGGCGTTTCTCGAAAAATACGGCGATAAGGACAAGTTTACCCAGGAGACATCCAGCGAGGTTTTTGGGTTCCTCAATTCCGGATTGCAATTATACTGGCTTAAATACAGGAAGCCTGAACTGTTCAAGCGGATCAAATATTCCTTGCATTTCCCGCAGTATCTTTCTTATCTGTATACCGGGAAGACCTATTCTGAAATTACTAGTCTCGGGTGCCACAGCTCCCTCTGGGATTTCGATAAACAGCATCCACATGACTGGGTCTACAAGGAAAAGCTGATTTCCCTTTTTCCGCCGCTGATCAATACATTCAATACAGAAAAGATCCGGTTCAAAACGCGGAACATCTCCTGTGGAATCGGTGTTCATGACAGTTCTGCTGCCCTGATCCCATACCAGCTTTTGTTTGAGGATCCGTTTATCCTCACCATTACCGGTACCTGGAATGTTACCTTCAATCCTTTCAGCAACGAACCCCTTACAACTGCTGAGATCTCCCGGGATTGCCTGAACTATATCAATTACAAGAACAAGCCTGTCAGGGCTTCACGGATTTACCTGGGGAAGGAACATTTTTACCAGAGCAACAGGATATCGAAATATTTCAGGAAGGACGAGGATTATTTTAAAACCGTTAAATTCAATCCTGAATTCATCAAAAAAATCGTGCATGAGAATAACCGGTATAAAAAGTTCTTCCCGGAAATGATGGAGGGTTCAGGGCCGTTCCCGGAAAAATTTCTCCAGCGTGCCGACCTGAAGCTTTTCGACAATTTCGAGGAAGCCTATCATCATATGGTCCTCGACCTGGCTTATATGCAGTTACAGTCCATCCGGATGGCAAAGGGGAATACGCGGGTGAAAAAACTTTTCCTTGCCGGAAGGTTTTGCAACAATGAAATCTTTCTTCGCCTGCTTTCAACGATGATGAGTGACTGGGAGATTTACACACCGCTGAACCCGAGTGTGACGCCGCTTGGGGCTGCCATTACGATGCATGCTGCCTGGAATATCGATAAGGACCTCGAAGAAATTCTGCTTTTTAGAAAATGTGAACCGGTTCCCGGTTTGAAAATCTCAGGTTATTCGTTGTTTGACACGTGATGTCGCACGTTACAGGATATCGCGCCTCCCAATGCATGATTCAATCGTAAACAGATTGATATTGTTACCCGTCGGGAGACGCGCAACATCAAAGCAGGTGCAACATCAAGGGTATTTTCCTGAAAAAGAATCCAATAAACCGGAGAAAGTTAGCAAAATCGGGCTGAAATTATATTTTTGGGTAAATTTTTTGCTGTTCATATGAAACGAACATGTTGCTCCGAATGCTAAAACCCATGAAAATAATTTTTAGCAACATGTGAGTTCCATCAGGCAGAAAAAATAATTAATTACTGATG
This region of Bacteroides sp. genomic DNA includes:
- a CDS encoding FGGY family carbohydrate kinase, whose amino-acid sequence is MQSVIAVFDIGKTNKKFILLNRDYQVVHQDIVAFKEIPDDDGFPSENLDDLTRWIKITFREAIKMPQYNIEAVNFTTYGAGLVNLAENGKPVTPLYNYLKPYPKDLLKAFLEKYGDKDKFTQETSSEVFGFLNSGLQLYWLKYRKPELFKRIKYSLHFPQYLSYLYTGKTYSEITSLGCHSSLWDFDKQHPHDWVYKEKLISLFPPLINTFNTEKIRFKTRNISCGIGVHDSSAALIPYQLLFEDPFILTITGTWNVTFNPFSNEPLTTAEISRDCLNYINYKNKPVRASRIYLGKEHFYQSNRISKYFRKDEDYFKTVKFNPEFIKKIVHENNRYKKFFPEMMEGSGPFPEKFLQRADLKLFDNFEEAYHHMVLDLAYMQLQSIRMAKGNTRVKKLFLAGRFCNNEIFLRLLSTMMSDWEIYTPLNPSVTPLGAAITMHAAWNIDKDLEEILLFRKCEPVPGLKISGYSLFDT